DNA from Strigops habroptila isolate Jane unplaced genomic scaffold, bStrHab1.2.pri NW_022045625.1_ctg1, whole genome shotgun sequence:
TCTGGAAGCCCCTGCACTAtgggaccctcctgggcagcagagcttgtgcccacatggcagcagctgcctggggcactgggtttctcaatgctctgctgcacacagccaatacattttcactactCCTCTGCCAGGGCAATGCCGTGGGCCAGTTCTTCTGCGAACTTCCCCACatcctcaagctctcctgctcacattcCTACCTCAGGGAACTTGGGCTTCTTGTGGTTAGTACTTGTTTAGCacttggctgttttgttttcattgtgggtTCCTATGTGCAGATCTTCAGGGCCGTGCTGAGGATCCCCTCCGAGCAGGGAcgccacaaagccttttccacgtGCCTCCCTCACCTGGCCGTGCTCTCCCTGCTTGTCAACACTGGCACATTTGCCCACCtgaagtccctctccatctcctcctcatccctggATCTGGTGGTGTCAGTGCTGTACTCGgtggtgcctccagcagtgaaccccctcatctacagccttga
Protein-coding regions in this window:
- the LOC115603208 gene encoding olfactory receptor 14J1, which produces MTVPHAQRQQMSNGSSITHFLLLPFADTRELQLWHFWLFLGISLAALLGNGLIITSTACDQHLHTPMYFFLLNLSLLDVGCISTTVPKSMANSLWDTRAISYTGCAAQVFLFVFFISAEISLLTIMSYDHYMAIWKPLHYGTLLGSRACAHMAAAAWGTGFLNALLHTANTFSLLLCQGNAVGQFFCELPHILKLSCSHSYLRELGLLVVSTCLALGCFVFIVGSYVQIFRAVLRIPSEQGRHKAFSTCLPHLAVLSLLVNTGTFAHLKSLSISSSSLDLVVSVLYSVVPPAVNPLIYSLEE